In Eschrichtius robustus isolate mEscRob2 chromosome 11, mEscRob2.pri, whole genome shotgun sequence, the following proteins share a genomic window:
- the LOC137771815 gene encoding lysine-specific demethylase 4D-like, with translation MKAMKSRSNWAQNPSCRIMVFHPTKEEFNDFDKYIAYMESQGAHRAGVAKIIPPKDWKARQTYDDISDILIAAPLQQVTSGQAGVFTQYHKKKKAMTVGEYHHLANTEKYRAPPHYDFNDLERKYWKTRLYDSPVYGADVSGSLFDQNTEQWNLGHLGTIQDLLEQECGVVIEGVNTPYLYFGMWKTAFAWHTEDMDLYSINYLHFGEPKTWYAVPPEHGRRLERLARELFPGSARGCEAFLRHKVALISPTVLKDNGIPFDRVTQEAGEFIVTFPYGYHSGFNHGFNCAEAINFASPRWIDYGKVASQCSCGEARVAFSMDAFVRILQPERYELWKRGQDRTVVDHTQPTAPDSQVLNAWREVRASLGAALGQRHHLPRRALRPRRAVAAGGGTSHRVPVRAVCRRPSPARGSCSAAQFRDAATSTSGEPGPTQPPTPGPSAPDRHPAGRCGPRRRPWEQGTQEPAAPPRAKRRLSLHTALDPEAQPLPVDAPSPDSAAPLSPGLQHPATASGCGCGPVP, from the coding sequence ATGAAAGCTATGAAGTCTAGGTCCAACTGGGCCCAGAACCCAAGTTGTAGAATAATGGTATTTCATCCAACCAAAGAAGAGTTTAATGATTTCGATAAATACATTGCTTATATGGAATCCCAAGGTGCACACCGAGCAGGCGTGGCCAAGATCATTCCACCCAAGGACTGGAAAGCCAGACAGACCTATGATGATATCAGTGACATCTTAATAGCTGCTCCCCTCCAGCAGGTGACTTCTGGGCAGGCAGGTGTGTTTACTCAATAccacaaaaagaagaaagccatGACCGTGGGTGAATACCACCACTTAGCAAATACTGAAAAATACCGGGCTCCACCACACTATGATTTTAACGACCTGGAGCGAAAATATTGGAAAACACGCCTCTATGATTCACCAGTATATGGTGCGGACGTCAGTGGCTCCTTATTCGATCAAAACACGGAGCAGTGGAACCTTGGACACCTGGGAACCATTCAGGACCTGCTGGAGCAGGAGTGCGGAGTGGTCATCGAAGGCGTCAACACCCCCTACCTGTACTTCGGCATGTGGAAGACCGCCTTCGCCTGGCACACGGAGGACATGGACCTTTACAGCATCAACTACCTGCACTTCGGGGAGCCCAAGACTTGGTACGCGGTGCCCCCGGAGCACGGCCGGCGCCTGGAACGCCTGGCCAGGGAGCTGTTCCCGGGCAGCGCGCGGGGCTGTGAGGCCTTCCTGCGGCACAAGGTGGCTCTCATCTCGCCCACGGTCCTCAAGGACAACGGCATCCCCTTCGATCGGGTCACTCAGGAGGCTGGAGAGTTCATCGTGACGTTTCCCTACGGCTACCACTCTGGCTTCAACCATGGCTTCAACTGCGCGGAAGCCATCAATTTCGCCTCCCCGCGCTGGATCGATTATGGCAAAGTGGCCTCGCAGTGCAGCTGCGGGGAGGCCCGGGTCGCCTTCTCCATGGACGCCTTCGTGCGCATCCTGCAACCGGAGCGCTACGAGCTGTGGAAACGCGGGCAGGACCGGACCGTGGTGGACCACACGCAGCCCACGGCGCCGGACAGCCAGGTCCTGAACGCCTGGAGGGAGGTCCGCGCGTCCCTGGGAGCCGCTCTCGGCCAGAGGCACCACCTGCCCCGCCGCGCTCTGCGCCCCCGTAGGGCTGTAGCCGCGGGCGGTGGGACCAGCCACCGAGTCCCTGTGCGTGCTGTGTGCCGGCGCCCCTCGCCGGCCCGGGGTTCTTGCTCTGCCGCCCAGTTCAGGGATGCGGCCACCAGCACCTCCGGGGAGCCCGGCCCGACCCAGCCGCCGACCCCAGGTCCATCCGCCCCGGATCGCCACCCAGCTGGAAGATGTGGCCCTCGTCGTCGTCCTTGGGAACAGGGCACTCAGGAGCCAGCTGCTCCCCCCAGGGCTAAGAGGAGGCTTTCGTTACACACAGCTCTGGACCCAGAGGCTCAGCCCCTGCCTGTGGATGCACCCTCGCCGGACAGCGCCGCCCCGCTCAGCCCTGGGCTCCAGCATCCCGCCACGGCTTCTGGCTGTGGTTGTGGCCCTGTCCCCTAA